The DNA segment AGCTCATCGCCCCCATCGCCATGGAGAAAGAGGTGCGGTTCGCCATCCGTGAGGGCGGCAGGACCGTGGGGGCCGGCGTGGTCTCGGAGATACTGCAATAGGGCCCCTGGACGAATGAACGAAAAGATCCGCATAAAGCTCAGGGCCTACGACCACCGGGTGCTGGACACCTCGGTGAGGGAGATAGTGGAGACGGCCCACCGCACCGGGGCGCGCATCAGCGGGCCGGTTCCCCTGCCCACGAAGATAAACAAGTACACGGTCCTGAGGTCGCCCCACGTGGACAAGAAGTCCCGGGAGCAGTTCGAGATACGCACCCACAAGCGCCTCATCGACATCTACGAGGCTACCCCGCAGACGGTGGACGCCCTGATGAAGCTGGAGCTGGCCGCCGGGGTGGACGTGGAGATAAAGCTGTGACGGGCATCGTCGGCAGAAAGCTGGGGATGACCCAGATATACACCGAAAACGGGAGCGCCGTGCCGGTGACGGTGGTGGAGGCCCGGCCGGGCACCGTCGTGCAGGTCAAGAGCAGGGAGCGGGACGGCTACGAGGCGCTGAAGGTGGGGTTTTTCGAGGACGGCAGGGAGAAGCGCTACACGAAGCCCACCCTGGGGGTTTTCAAGAAGGCGGGGGTCGCCCCCCATCGTCTCCTCAAGGAGTTTCACATGGGCAACCTGGCCGTGGGCGAGAAGGTCACCCTGGAGGGCTTCGCCCGGGGCGACAGGGTCTCCGTACGGGGCCGGTCCAAGGGCAAGGGGTTTCAGGGCGTGATGAAGCGGCACCACTTCCGCGGCGGCCCGGGCTCCCACGGCTCCATGTTCAACCGCGCCCCCGGCTCCATCGGGGCCAGCTCCTTTCCCTCGCGGGTCTGGAAGGGCCAGAAGATGGCCGGCCACATGGGGGCCGGCACGGTGACGGTGAGAAACGTCGAGGTGGTGGACGTGCGGGCCGAGCAGAACCTCATCCTGCTCAAGGGGGCGGTGCCCGGGGCCCGGAACGCGGTGGTGGAGATAAGCAAGGAAGACTGATGCCACAGGTTGCGGTCAAGGACATAGAGAACAAGGACGCGGGCACGCTGAGCCTCCCGGAGGAGCTTTTCGGCCTGACCGGCAGCGAGGCCCTCATGCACCAGGCGGTGGTGGCCTATCTGGCCAACCAGAGGCAGGGCACCCACGCCACCAAGAACCGGGCGCTCATCACCGGCGGCGGCCGCAAGCCCTACCGGCAGAAGGGGACGGGACGCGCCCGGGCGGGCTCGGTCCGCTCGCCCCTGTGGAACGGCGGGGCCACCACGTTCGGCCCCCAGCCCAGGGACTACCGGATGGCCATGCCCCGGAAGGCCCGGAGAAAGGCCCTCTATGCGGCCTTGAGCAGCAGGCTCGCCGAGGGCAGCGTGCTCGTGGTGGAGGGCATCCCCATGGAGAAGCCCCGCACGAAGCGCATGCTGGAGATACTGAAGACCCTGGACCTCACGGCCGGGAGCCTGCTCCTTGTGCTCAGGGACCTGGATGCCGCCGTGGCCCTCTCGGCCCGGAACATCCCGTGGGTCACCCTCATGCTGGCCGGGGACCTGCACGCCTACGACGTGCTCTCCCATGACAGGCTGCTTCTGACCAGGGAGGCCCTGGAGGCCCTTGAGCAGAAGGGGGCCGAGGCGGAGGAAGAGGGATGAGGGACCCGTACGCCATCATACGGAAGCCTCTGTTTACGGAGAAGGGGTCCTTCTTGAAGGAGACGGAGAACAAGGTCCTGGTGGAGGTGGCCCTGGACGCCAACAAGATAGAGATAAAGCGGGCCGTGGAGGAGATTTTCAAGGTGAAGGTGCAGAAGGTCGCCACGGTCAAGGTGCACGGGAAGCTCAAGAGCTTCGGGCGCTCCACCGGGCGGCGGCCCGACAGGAAGAAGGCCGTCATCACGCTCAAGCCGGGCCAGAGGCTCGACTTCATCGAGGGAGTATAAATGGGCATCCGCGACTACAAGCCGACATCGCCGGGCCGCAGGTTTCAGACGGGGCATGACTTCGGCGAGGTCACGGCCCGGGAGCCGCACGCGCCCCTGGTCAAGCCGCTCAAAAAGAGCGGCGGCAGGAACTCCCGGGGCCGCCAGACGGTGCGCTACCGTGGCGGCGGGGCCAGGCGGGCATACAGGGTGGTTGATTTCAAGCGGGAGAAGTTCGGCATTCCCGCCCGGGTTGCCACCCTGGAGTACGACCCCAACCGCTCCGCGCGCATCGCCCTTCTCAATTACGCCGACGGGGAGAA comes from the Nitrospirota bacterium genome and includes:
- a CDS encoding elongation factor Tu: LIAPIAMEKEVRFAIREGGRTVGAGVVSEILQ
- the rplD gene encoding 50S ribosomal protein L4, with product MPQVAVKDIENKDAGTLSLPEELFGLTGSEALMHQAVVAYLANQRQGTHATKNRALITGGGRKPYRQKGTGRARAGSVRSPLWNGGATTFGPQPRDYRMAMPRKARRKALYAALSSRLAEGSVLVVEGIPMEKPRTKRMLEILKTLDLTAGSLLLVLRDLDAAVALSARNIPWVTLMLAGDLHAYDVLSHDRLLLTREALEALEQKGAEAEEEG
- the rplC gene encoding 50S ribosomal protein L3; its protein translation is MTGIVGRKLGMTQIYTENGSAVPVTVVEARPGTVVQVKSRERDGYEALKVGFFEDGREKRYTKPTLGVFKKAGVAPHRLLKEFHMGNLAVGEKVTLEGFARGDRVSVRGRSKGKGFQGVMKRHHFRGGPGSHGSMFNRAPGSIGASSFPSRVWKGQKMAGHMGAGTVTVRNVEVVDVRAEQNLILLKGAVPGARNAVVEISKED
- the rpsJ gene encoding 30S ribosomal protein S10 is translated as MNEKIRIKLRAYDHRVLDTSVREIVETAHRTGARISGPVPLPTKINKYTVLRSPHVDKKSREQFEIRTHKRLIDIYEATPQTVDALMKLELAAGVDVEIKL
- the rplW gene encoding 50S ribosomal protein L23; the encoded protein is MRDPYAIIRKPLFTEKGSFLKETENKVLVEVALDANKIEIKRAVEEIFKVKVQKVATVKVHGKLKSFGRSTGRRPDRKKAVITLKPGQRLDFIEGV